In a genomic window of Helianthus annuus cultivar XRQ/B chromosome 10, HanXRQr2.0-SUNRISE, whole genome shotgun sequence:
- the LOC110880467 gene encoding uncharacterized protein LOC110880467, with amino-acid sequence MVQKHNGGWRMCVDFKDLNKACPRDCYALPEIDKKVDSLASFRWKCFLDCYKGYHQVQMKEEDEEKTAFRTDKGTYCYTKMPFGLRNAGATYQRLMDTIFSEDIGKTVEVYMDDLVIMSHEEETMLNNIQRTFDSLRSVNLKLNPTKCSFGMEEGKFLGFIVTKDGFKVNPEKVQTIQLMPSPATVKEMQRLAGRLAALNRFLANHAGKSYPFISTLRNCGKKTPFQWTPEAEAAFKQMKEYLIQLPTLTAPKEKEPLILYLSAAEVAVGAVLMVERENIQTPIYYISKMLTGPETRYSMIEKLVLTLVHASRRLRRYFSGHIITVLTNYHLGQILSKLDIAGRLAKWAIELGGYNIFYKPRPAIKGQVLADFATEVPIDKVQECEAIQNPTPVFDDIVWTLHTDGASNDDGAGAGLRLVSPDNHELTYAIRLDFQSTNNEAEYEAFLAGLRLALKMGAKNLEANVDSKLVAEQVNGRYDAKGEAMALYLEQARMLINQFQTFKVNHINRSENKHADALSKLAATSFKHLAKEVRIEVLSIPSIHLKQVVVIEMGNPSWMSPVILYLQHGKLPEGKAEARKIQHKAINYEMADGVLYRKSFMGPLLRCVDKTDAQYLVREIHEGLYGIHAGPRMVVAKIMSAGYWPEMHMDAVDLLRRFGLPLRIISDNGKNFAAEDLHKWFKEMNIEHNFASVAHPQANGQVEIINKQIVDGIKARLGTARRGWVDELPSILWAHRTMPKTSTGETPFSLVYGSEAVIPAEKGLLSPRMLAMEKQNNEQERRLDLDLLEERRENAAIAEARYKSKLEKYYNARVRICTFVPGDFVLRDNEASNAEKPGKLAPRWEGPYVINEVLGKGAYTLKRVDGTPVPRTWNAQQLRRCYM; translated from the exons ATGGTACAAAAACATAACGGCGGgtggagaatgtgtgtcgacttcaaagacctcaacaaagcgtGCCCCAGAGACTGCTATGCGCTCCCAGAGATAGACAAGAAAGTAGATTCTTTAGCATCATTCAGGTGGAAATGCTTTCTCGACTGCTATAAGGGTTATCACCAGGTCCAGatgaaagaagaagacgaagaaaaaACTGCATTCCGCACAGACAAAGGTACCtactgctacacaaaaatgccgtttgggttgcgcaacgcaggCGCAACGTATCAACGCCTAATGGACACAATTTTCAGCGAGGATATTGGCAAAACTGTcgaagtatacatggatgacctcgtGATCATGAGCCATGAGGAGGAGACAATGCTCAACAATATCCAGCGCACGTTCGATTCATTACGAAGCGTAAACTTAAAATTGAACCCGACAAAGTGCTCCTTCggcatggaagaaggaaagttttTGGGTTTCATAGTCACAAAAGACGGTTTTAAGGTTAATCCAGAGAAGGTGCAGACCATTCAGCTAATGCCATCACCGGCAACAGTCAAGGAAATGCAAAGACTCGCCGGACGATTAGCAGCTCTGAATAGATTTTTGGCCAACCATGCGGGAAAATCTTATCCATTTATCAGTACGCTGCGAAACTGCGGAAAGAAAACTCCTTTTCAATGGACACCTGAAGCGGAAGCAGCATTCAAGCAAATGAAAGAGTATTTAATCCAATTACCAACGCTGACTgcgccaaaagaaaaagaaccatTAATCTTATATCTGTCAGCTGCAGAGGTAGCAGTAGGCGCAGTACTAATGGTAGAACGGGAAAATATCCAGACTCcaatctactacatcagcaaaatgctcaccgGCCCTGAAACTCGTTACTCAATGATAGAAAAACTAGTTCTAACACTAGTACACGCATCCAGGCGTTTGCGCAGGTATTTTTCAGGCCATATCATCACAGTACTGACAAATTATCATTTGGGCCAAATCTTGTCAAAACTCGACATAGCGGGGAGATTAGCTAAATGGGCCATCGAGCTAGGAGGCTACAACATTTTTTACAAACCAAGACCTGCAATCAAAGGGCAGGTTCTAGCAGACTTCGCCACCGAAGTTCCCATTGATAAAGTACAAGAATGTGAGGCAATCCAGAACCCGACACCTGTTTTTGACGACATAGTCTGGACCTTACACACTGATGGTGCTTCCAATGACGACGGAGCAGGAGCAGGTCTCCGATTAGTCAGCCCAGATAATCACGAACTCACATATGCTATCCGCTTAGATTTTCAAAGTACCAACAACGAAGCGGAATACGAAGCATTTTTAGCAGGTCTTCGTCTAGCACTCAAAATGGGAGCAAAAAACCTTGAAGCTAACGTCGACTCAAAACTAGTAGCTGAACAAGTTAACGGTCGTTATGACGCGAAGGGCGAGGCTATGGCGTTGTACCTTGAACAAGCACGGATGCTAATCAATCAATTTCAgacattcaaagtcaatcacataaacagaagcgagaacaagcATGCTGACGCACTAAGCAAATTAGCTGCTACTAGCTTTAAACACTTAGCAAAAGAAGTGCGCATAGAGGTACTATCCATTCCTTCCATTCACCTGAAACAAGTAGTTGTCATAGAGATGGGAAATCCGTCCTGGATGTCTCCAGTTATTTTGTATCTTCAACACGGGAAACTCCCGGAAGGAAAGGCAGAAGCCCGAAAAATACAACACAAAGCAATAAACTACGAGATGGCGGATGGCGTCCTTTATCGGAAATCATTCATGGGTCCGTTACTACGTTGTGTTGATAAAACAGATGCTCAGTATCTGGTTAGAGAGATCCACGAGGGATTATACGGGATACACGCAGGACCGcgcatggtcgtggcaaaaataATGAGCGCCGGATACTGGCCAGAAATGCACATGGACGCAGTTGATCTATTACGAAG ATTTGGGTTGCCATTGCGCATTATTTCTGACAATGGTAAAAACTTTGCCGCGGAAGACCTTCATaaatggttcaaagaaatgaaCATTGAGCACAACTTCGCTTCTGTcgcgcatcctcaagcgaatggccAGGTGGAAATCATAAACAAACAAATCGTTGACGGTATAAAAGCGCGACTTGGGACAGCGCGCAGAGGGTGGGTTGACGAACTTCCCAGCATCCTCTGGGCACATCGAACAATGCCAAAGACTAGCACTGGAGAAACCCCGTTCAGTCTAGTCTATGGGTCAGAGGCTGTCATTCCAGCTGAAAAAGGCCTCCTTTCACCGCGCATGTTGGCTATGGAGAAGCAGAATAACGAACAAGAACGGAGGCTGGATTTAGATCTtctggaagaaaggcgcgaaaacgcggCCATAGCAGAAGCAAGGTACAAATCCAAGCTAGAAAAATACTACAACGCGCGTGTGCGCATTTGCACCTTTGTCCCCGGAGATTTTGTCTTGCGCGACAACGAGGCTTCAAACGCCGAAAAACCCGGCAAATTAGCGCCAAGGTGGGAAGGACCGTATGTCATTAACGAAGTCTTAGGCAAAGGAGCATATACCCTAAAAAGGGTCGATGGGACTCCAGTTCCCCGCACCTGGAACGCGCAACAGTTGCGCAGGTGTTACATGTGA